From Pseudomonas sp. B21-028, one genomic window encodes:
- a CDS encoding DUF72 domain-containing protein gives MPTSLYHSLLRLGCAGWSLPREQWPAFPEDGTHLQRYSARFPAVEINSSFYRPHRPATYAKWADSVVPDFRFSVKVPKQITHERRLRDCDGLVDEFLGQCSQLGEKLGCLLIQLPPSLAFDAAVAESFFSALRDHYQGHAVLEPRHPSWLAAHVTALLHDEHIGRVAADPSPLPGCDQPGGWPGVRYYRLHGSPRIYHSRYEDTWLEQLARQLKREPDTPTWCIFDNTASGAAIPDALRLEALMRT, from the coding sequence TTGCCGACTTCACTCTACCACTCTCTCCTTCGCCTGGGCTGCGCCGGCTGGTCGCTGCCCCGAGAGCAATGGCCGGCCTTTCCCGAGGACGGCACCCACCTGCAACGCTACAGCGCCCGCTTCCCGGCCGTGGAGATCAACAGTTCGTTCTACCGCCCGCACCGTCCCGCCACCTATGCCAAGTGGGCGGACAGCGTCGTGCCGGACTTCCGCTTCTCGGTCAAGGTGCCCAAGCAGATCACCCATGAACGGCGATTGCGCGATTGCGACGGGCTTGTGGATGAGTTTCTCGGGCAATGTTCGCAATTGGGGGAAAAGCTGGGCTGCCTGTTGATCCAGCTGCCACCCTCACTGGCCTTCGATGCGGCGGTGGCCGAATCGTTTTTCAGCGCCTTGCGGGACCACTATCAGGGCCACGCGGTGCTTGAGCCCCGACATCCAAGCTGGCTGGCCGCGCACGTCACGGCATTGCTGCACGATGAACACATCGGCCGCGTTGCCGCCGATCCATCGCCCTTACCCGGCTGCGATCAGCCTGGAGGCTGGCCTGGGGTGCGTTACTACCGGCTGCACGGCTCACCGCGGATCTACCACTCCCGCTATGAGGACACTTGGCTGGAGCAACTCGCCCGGCAATTGAAACGCGAGCCCGATACGCCAACCTGGTGCATCTTCGACAACACCGCCAGTGGCGCCGCCATCCCCGAC